TGGGCGGAGAAACATAGAAAGGAGGCAGAGGCGTGAGAAGAATTTATACATATTATGACGGTGCCCAAAGTCCTGTAAGATGCTTTTTTGAAAAGGCAAACGCAAAGATAAAAGACAAATTTATGTTTTGTATGAAATATGTTAAGGACGATAAAAACTGTTTCGGTAAGCCGTATGTCAAACACTTTTCGGGCGGTAAATTCAGCAGGCTGTTTGAGGTAAGAATAATGGCAATCGGAAAAATGGTATGGGTTATTTTTTACGAGCACAACGGAGTTATAACTCTTCTTTATGCCTTTTACAAAAGGACGCATAAAGATACAAAGGACGCACTTGCCGCCTCGCTTAAAATTCTTGATAAAATATCCGATGGTGAGGGTGCAGTTTTGGAGAAACACAGAGAGGAGCTGATTTTGAATGATTAAAGTTGGCAAGGTTGATATTAAAGAAAATGGAAAATACAATTAAAATCTATGCTTAAACTTTTGAAAATATATGCATCTATAATGAACGTGAAAGCCA
The Qingrenia yutianensis DNA segment above includes these coding regions:
- a CDS encoding type II toxin-antitoxin system RelE/ParE family toxin, with amino-acid sequence MRRIYTYYDGAQSPVRCFFEKANAKIKDKFMFCMKYVKDDKNCFGKPYVKHFSGGKFSRLFEVRIMAIGKMVWVIFYEHNGVITLLYAFYKRTHKDTKDALAASLKILDKISDGEGAVLEKHREELILND